The following DNA comes from Heliangelus exortis chromosome 2, bHelExo1.hap1, whole genome shotgun sequence.
TGAGTCTTGAGTTTATTGAGAATAGCACGCAGCAAGGACTCTGCTAAATGCTGTTAAGGCACAAAGAACATTGTTAAGACTATTGTATACTTCAGGATATTTGATAACATTACAGTAGCATGACAAGTAAGAACTCTTATTTGCAAGAATACTGTTTGCTTACAtatcaaaatgcagaaaagtaaATCAGAAGCaaccagggaaagaaaaaagagcaaggtACAACCTCCCATCCCCATGTTATGGGGATGCTGTTTTGCACAGCATTCTCACAGCCAAATTTCAGAAGCGTGGATTGGATGATTGCACCATGAGGTGGATTGGGAAATGGCTGAAGGACATAGCTCAGGGAGTTGTGGTACATGGAGCAGAGTCCAGTTGGATGCTGAAAAGTatctctgaggaaaaggacctgagtcctggtggacaacaggctgaccatgagccaacaagGTGCCCTTGtgtccaagaaggccaatggcatcctggggtacATTaagagtgtggccagtaggCTGAGGGAGGCTATCTTCCCCCTttactctgcactggtgaggccacatctggaataatGCATCCaattctgggctccccagttcacAAATAACAAGGGGCTactggaaagagtccagcacaaaGCCACTAAGACAATTAGGGAACTGGAGCACCTACCATaccaggaaaggctgagagaaagCAGTATGTTTAGCCTAGAGGAGATTGAGGCAATATCTCATCAAAacttataaatatctaaaggacAGATGTCAAGAGGATGGGGCCAGACTCTTgtcagtggtgtccagtgacaggacaagggacaatcGTCACacactggaacacaggaagtcATATAAGCATAAGGGAAAACTTTACTGTGAAGGTAAGAGAGCACTGGCCCAAGGCTACCCAGAGAGCCTGTGAagtctctgtctctggagacattcaaaacctgtctGGACCCATTCCTGTTCTCTCACGTGAACAATTATAGTACTAGAaaaaatggcctgaagttgtacCAGGGAAGGCTTAGACtagcaatgaagaaaaatttacTGAGAGAGTAATCAGGTGATAgaatgggttgcccagggaggcagtCGAATCACCAACcttggaaatattaaaaaaatctgtgtagaTCACCTGTTTAAggggtgatacagatattgctatatatattttatttgggggggtTGTGTTGAGCGCTGGGTTCTTTCTGAACTGTGACAACTGTTTGAtctgctctaggtgatcctgcaAGGGGGTTGTACTAGATGATCTTGAGACATCTCTTCTAACTTGACCCATTCTCTGATTCCATGGTAAACGTGCCTTAAATGGATGAAGAACAGGACTACTCTTTATATATAAAGTTGTTTAGTTTTGTGATAGTTTTTAATCATCCTTAAACAAAGACAGGAATAATGACAATTAGAGAAATACAAATAACCTTATTAGAGCAAATGAAGCACCCTGACTTGGCTGCTCCCAGAGCATGGGAGGACAAATATCTCAGTGTTCGTGTGTGAGACTTATGAGTCAACAGCACAGTCCATCCCTAGATCACCTTACACACTGCAGGGAGTGAGAATGAGGTATTACTATCTACAGCAACATGGGACTCCACACAAGATCCAATGAAGGAGAATATTGGGAATGTGCAAGACCTAGTACAGCATGTAGGAGGGCTACAAGTGGGGAGCAGAATGAAGAGCTTAGGAGCCAAGTTCTGGAGAGGCCACAGGCATAGACTGGGTACCTGCAGACACCAGGGAGGCTGAGGGATGGTTTCATGAGAAACAAGAAAGTCCAAGCCAGCTACTTGAAAGACTGGGAGGCCAAGAATCAGATGTGGGTAAGGTCTGGACCAGCTACTGGAGGGATTTATGTGTGCTTCTGTCATTGCATGCAACAAGTGGAGAGAACAGCAATCCCCACCTGGATATACTGAGTGTGTGATGTATGTATTTTGCATTACAAAGCTTCCACTCTgatcaaagaaaagaaaaagattaggTGGATATTGTGTGCATGTGCCTATTAGAAATACACACTTGGCCTTGTGACTGACTGGACCTGGAAACATAAAGCTGCCACAACCTTGCTTCTATGAAATTACCAGAGTTGAAAACTCCTACAAAGACAACCTGAGAATTTTGTAGCAACTTCAGTGGAGAATACAATTATGTTGAAGAactgaaacacagcaaaatgcTGTCATGCATCACATGGTGAATTACTCTGCTGCAAACTATAAATTATCTAAGAGAAAGATGGCAattaaagtgaatttttttctccacagaaaaACAAGTTCTGAGAAACAAACTAATGAAAATTTTTACCACTAAAATTCATTTGAACAACCAGACATAGAATAATTAAGGTAAACATGGAATGAAAGGGTATGCCACTGTTTTGTATACAATGTAGTTAAtcttatttaattaaaaaaagttaatcaAACCTCATGTTTTAGAGAAACTCTAAAATTAAGAGTTTTATGCATATACCAGGAAAGCAGTTGTATTTACAAATGCAGTTTTGCATTTTGGATACCAGTGACCAATAATTTCTTGTCAAGTTGTATATTTTCTTAAGTTATACACGTTTATATCTGACAACATTTCCAGACTACAGCTTAGCCCTGCACATTGCCTGAACAATTGAGAATTCAAATACTACTTATTTACACTCTTTTCACCTGCACAGAAATCattattaaaagacaaaaattaaaaattgttatttaCCTTGGTTTTTATACCAAATTCATAAACAACTTCTTTCTCTTCATCTCTCATTATTGGAATCTTTGAGATATTGTTGACATACACATGACCTTTAATAACTGGTAACAAGTCAAAACAAGCTTCAGCAATTTTCTTCAATGCCAAAGAAACTTTCTGGCAGTCAGGATCAATAACCTTTACTGATGACGAAGATTCTAAACTGGAACTGTATGCTGAATCACTGATTTCATAGCTTTTGTCATGGAAAGCCTCCTGCATTGAATTTTTAGTATTTCCTATAGCAACAATATCATCAGGCTCCAGCTTTGGTGGCTCACTATCCAACCTCAGTCTCTTTGCACTTCTTGGCATGGACACTGGCTGTTGTGATCGTTTTTCAAGATGATTTGATGAGCCTGGAAACAACTGCTGATTTTGCACATCATTGTCCTGATCTTTGCTACTATCAGAATTAAAATTGCTCCCAGTTTTAACAAAAGCAGTTGATGCAGATGCAATCGCCTTGAACCCACCGATTTGAGCCACAGGTCCCAGCAAACTTGGGCTGTCTGAATTTGCACATTGGTTAAGATGAACATTGCCTTTCAGAATGCTTAGTGTTCTTGCCCTTGCAGATAGCTCTGGATACATAGTATCCAGTATTTTCACAGAGTTCTCCTGGGGAACAGCTGGAGCAGCACTATGGGCTACAAGCAGAGGAAATCTTCCTGGGACGGGAAGCGCATGCTTCGGAATGGAAGTACAAAATTTCAAAGGTGAAGAGTGAATTCTTCTACCCACTGCCACTTCTGAGGGTGAgggagaagaaattaaaagtgcAGATTTTACTGTTGGAGTATCTGCTAACGGAGACATGAGGGGAGGAACAGGAGTTGCACGTAGTGGAGATATCAGGTCATCAAGAGGGGAAAGCAAGAAAGATTCATCAGCAGAAGGCATGACTGGGGACACGGTACATGCAGCTTTTGGAGGAGTAGCAATCAAAGGTGGTAGCaaggggggaagaggaggacCCATCTCTTCCCTAATTTTATTTATCATCTCAGATAAGCATTTTGTTGGCACAGAAGTATCAGCATTTGCAAGAACTGGCTGAGTTAGTTTGAGagcctttgtttttcttttatctttaaacAAACTCTTCAATGGCTTGGCATGCATTACTTGGGCAGCTGTCTTGGTCGAAACAGTCAAGATTTCAGATGGTTCTTGCTCTTTGCGCTTCATTCTATTGCTCTTTTTGAGAGCAACATCCACACATGACTCTGAGTCCAACATACATAGCTTCTCAAACTGTGTTTTTTGTGGCTCAGAAGGCTGCATAACTGTCTGACAACTGCACTCGACATCAGATAGGGCTGGATTTGAAAGACACTTGACAAAAGTGTTTTTTCTATTGCTACAATCCAAGGTAACATGAGTGCTGTTTTTTCCCATGTTGCAAACAGTGGAAGTTTGATTATATTCTTCAGACACCGATACCCCCATATCACCATGGTGTAATAAATTTTGCTCCACATTTGACTGAagtttttcagaataattttcctCTAAGAAATCACCCAGTACTGCCATTCCTGTATTAAATTTACTGTTTTTTACAGCCAGTCCGCAATTTTCTGAGAATCTGGTTAACATCTGCGGCAACTTTTTTGAAGCATTTGGCTtcacaaagctttctttttttgttccagctttttccaggcttttctcACTGTCATTATTGTATCCAGCTCTGTTAGAATCTACCATGCATTCATTAGCACCATCAGTGTTTTCAGAGGTTACTAATAcaccttctcttttccaagagGCAAAGTCTTTAGGATAACCCTCCACAACCACATTTGACAATTCATTTGCAATAGCTGGAGAGGTGTAGGTTTCACAGTGTGTATCCATATCCACCACAGTGTCTGCTTTTAGATGAGAAGCTGTTAAGGCTGGTCCTGGGTCCATTGTTGAATGAAGTTCACATACTTGGTCATTATCACCAACAATTGCACCAGTTTCCTGAGCGCACACCTCAGTTTTCCTGGTAGCTCTCAGTTCTTTCCTGAACATGGGAACACGTTCAGAGCATTCCACATATCTAACTTTTTGTATAGAACAGTCTTTCTCTTCAGATCCGTTGTTCTTTTCTGACgcatcaaaataattttgagacCTTTTTAAGGCATTTTTCCCAGATGCCTCAAAGCTATTAAagtctttgctttctctgcaaGCTGTTAGTGAATCACTTCTACAAAGATCTGTTCTAAGCTCCCACATAGAAGTCCTACATGCTGACTCTTGACATTCAAACTTTTggagaaaattattcttcttgTAAGAGTTTGCATCCAGTGTATGTGATTTAACAGATGACTGAGGTTCTTTATCTACTGACTGTTCCTTCTCATCTGGaattttcacttcatttttgTATATGTATTCATTCTCAGAACAGTCCAGTTCTTTGCATGCGTCTTTTTCAACAGCTAGAATCTCAGCACCCTCTTCCAAGGTTCCTGAAGAACAGTTACATTCACTACCTGTAACACAGTTTTTATCTCCTTTGTTTTCCCATGTATGGGAAAAAGCAGCCTTTTCTGTTAATTTAGTTTcaacaaaactgaaaactttCTGAAGACTGACATTTAGAACAGGAGGCATTGTGGATTGCAAGCCAATTCCCACTTGCACAGGATTATCTGTTTCTTCAGCATTTATACAGCTCATCTCCAAGTCCCTTTTAGTAGAAAAGGACAAGCCACTACTAAAATCAATTTCTGAAGTAGGCTGGCAGATCACctctgaaatattatttttctctacaaCATTCTCTTCCCAGTTAAATGCACTGGAACAAGTCACCAATTCcctgttttgtttatttaattcCCCTTTCATTTCATCACACTTAACATTTTCAGTTACCGAGAACTGAGTCAGAGGTTTTTCAAACTGTGCCcgagaaataaaattacagccTACTAAGGCAGAATCAGTGGTATCCACACTGTCTAACAACAGctccctgctttcctctctAAAATCTTCTGGATTATCTTTGAATTCAGTCTCTTGAGATTCTAACATTCTAAAGACCTGGGTTTTGGACAACCCACATTCCAGTGTACTGCACAGATTGTTTTCAGgttgttttatttcactttttatttctctaataTCTAACAGAGAGGATTCATACTTAGGTTCACTGCTTTCTAAATCAATAATGCACGACATATTTGATAGTGCAAGTATATTTTCCAAGCCTGACTTCTCTTGTGATAAATTGCTATCATTTTCTTCCTGGTGTGGTTTGCCTTTTAAATATCCCCCCTCCTTTTTATctactgcttttcctttttttgcaccATAGTGTAGCTCTGATGTTTCAGCTATTTCTAGAACACTTTCTCTGTTAAATTTCATGGGTAGTTCAATTGTCTCAGGTTTGGTTATATCAATGTCTTCAGTTTTGAGCTGTTCATCATCCTTTGGAAAGGCTGGCAAAGCAATCCCCTCCACACCTATGCTTTTGTCTACATCATCCACAGACAATGAATTTCTGAGTCCTTCAATAGCAGATGCAGGTAAGTGATGACTAGAGACTTTAACAGTCTCTGGTTTGCATTCTctgtctgctttattttttatggtttgTACATATTGTTTCTCCAGTATCTCTTCACTgtcatgttttatttcagagcaCTGAGAGTGTGCAAAGGTCTCAACAGTTCCAGTGTCTGCCTCTGTTTCTGTAATTATTCCCTCCCCATTATGCTGTATCATTAGGTCTTGAGGATGCTCCACTTCACAGAAGGATTTGGAACTACTGAAATCAGGCAATATATTTTCAGAGAGCTCTCTTTCATTATTTGCCTCTGCACAATGTCCTTTCTTCTTTATTGCAGGTGTTATTTCCTCTCCAGTTATCACTTGTTTTATGTTTTCCCCTGCATCATCTGACACATGAGTTACTTTGATTACATTTTTTGATTCATTTTCAACCACTTCATTCTGTACCAGTATTTCAGATTTCTCTTCAGAATCTTTGCTTTGAAGCACAATGCATTGCTCAGGTGGCAAATGAATAACATTTTGGAGAACAGATGCTGCCCTGGGAGTTTCCCTCTCTTCTGATGGTCcatctctttttgttttcattaattcACCATGCTTTTTAGCTGTACCTCCATAATCAACAGCACTGATTAAGATTACATTCTCTTCTATTTGCTCTACTTCACCACATTTTTCTATCTGATTCTGAGGCTCGAAACTGGGTGACATAAAATCAGTTGAGGAACCTGCCTCTTCAGTGTGCATGTCCTCAGAATCTCCTTTCTGTTCTACGATGGCTTCCAATTTATGTGCTGTTGCTTCAGTTAGTTCTCTCTTTGCAGTTTCCATATTCTCAGAATTCTCCTCAAAATGATCTTTGTTAGTTTCCATGTTTGTAATTAAAGTGTCAGCTTCATCTTTCTTTGCTTCACCATCACTCTCCTCTTTGCTTGACATTTGTGGACTGATAAAAATATTGGTTTCATTCCATCTCAGGTTACATGAGTTTTCTGCATCAAGACCAAGCTCACATGACTTGCTCTGTCTATTACTCTCCTTGCCAAGACTGAATACTTTACAGCTCTGAGACAGAAGTTGGTCATCTTCTAAAATAGCCTCCACTGCAGAAGCACAGCTATCAACTTCCTCATCACTGGAACACGTGACTTCTCCACAGACTATAtcctttaataaaaaatacaaagttaatATTCCAAAGCCTGGTATGAGTTTTAAGATCTGTTTCACTAAACAAATTCATTGCTGGCCCTGACATGCAGTGGTTTTGAGAGATTAACACTGACCAACAGCATAACACTTCTCCATCCTTCTCCTCTATGTTATTCATAGGAAATGGAAAGTACCCTTGTGAAAAATCAGAGACTTCTTGCCCTACCTATTTGTATTCTAAGATGACTGGGAAATAACATTTGAATAGGTTCCCCTCAGTTTTCAATACTGCTATGAAAGCCATGCTTATACTTTACAGGGGTTGGGACTGTAAGTCCGCAACactgggaaaataaattattacagaaGTTTAGGCATGGGTGACTTCATTTTAAACACACTCTTGAAAATTATGCTTTGCCCCCTTCCACAGGCAAAAGCAGTGGCAATGGTAGAAGATGAAAAAGTATCCATCTAGATCTAAACACTCACACCAAGATCCTTTCGGTACCTAAGTAATATTTATATGCCCCCATAAAGCCCAGTAATATAAAATCACTGTTTTTGCAGTAATTAGTAAGACCAAGTTAGTGCCAAGTCAAACACACCATGAAACTCACTTGTGAAGTTAGTGGTGAAAGCTGTACTGGAGAAAGTAGAGCAGGGAGTGGCCTGGCCCAATTCAGTATATCCATCACATTTCCACCAGGGCCCTTTAGCTCCTGATCAGAGAAGTCTGAACTGCTGTGTGCTACATCTGTTTGTATTATCACATCCACACTTTCATCTTCACTACTGTGCAGACAATCTTCAGTCTTGCTGTTCCCAACACCATCATCTCCGAAAGGCTCAGTGCTTGCTTGAAGTTGCATGGTTGTTATAGAATTTTGCTTTCCAGCATTTTGCAGTGAAGAATACCAAGTTGGCTTTTTGCTATCACACTTCCTGATCTTTTGGTGGATTTGTACACTttctaagacaaaaaaaatattcttaagaattttcctcttcccattttttttttatagagctAATACATCATAGCAGTAAGATTGCATTACAATCAAGTGCTCCCATAAACTAGCAGTAGGAAGCACATAATAttactttcagaaatattttcaaagagaTCAGAGCTTGTTATTCACACAcaattcttttttcctggaaaaggtGTACAAATGTGCAACAAAGCCCCACCCCCCCACCTCTCTTGCCAATTTTTGAAATCTGGAAAGGCCATACTACGTAACACTGAGCAAACAGTCCaatgatttgggttttttttcagtttcagccCAGTAACTGAtgctcaggaaaagcagaacaagcATGAGGTGACATTCTTTACTCAGGCTGTAATTCTCAGCTTAAAACAACCTGCAGCTTTgagtcagcagctgcagagaggcagaacaACAGCAGTTCTGTGCTGAAAGAGGgtaaaaagcaaacccaaagcaacaaaaagaaagaagtatttCTACAATATCTAGCTCCTCCAACAGATGAAAAAGAGGAACTGCCTAAAAGGGACTGTTATGGAGAACTGCTTCCTTTTGTAAAAGCACTGTAGCTTCCCTGATAAGATGTGCATAGGAATGATGGGACAGGACTCCTGGAATCTGGAGTTCCCCTTGTGGTGGATGAGAAAAGACACTAGAACCCTATACCCCTGAGACCCATATTCTAAACTCTTCAGTTTCTTGTGCTTGGTTCTTCTCATTTGATTGACCCTTGATCAAGAAATCAAATTCAGATTAGCAGGGGCCAACTGCCTAGCTGCATTTTGAAGCTGAAGCCACAAATTTGCTGCATTAAACTGGCAGGACTGAGGCTGATCAGCAGGCAGGAGTGAAGTGAATAAACTGGCTTATGAAACAGCTCTTGTACTTTGGCACCTTTTCAGCAGATTCCACTGGAACATAAACCAAACCTAAACTCATTGTTATCTACACTGGTAGCAAATCTTCACACTTAACAAGGATAACAACTTCAAAGCTCTTACAGTATTTCTAAAGCCTGCATTACAGAAAACCAAAGGagtagagaaaagaaaaatgaaagattaaTAAGCACACTCTGGAGAGACAACTACAGAAATACTAATGCAGTTTCAAGGCACCTATTACTCTTGAGGGCATATGGGAAATGACACCTGTTATGTAAGGTTCAAGTAGTTCAAGTTTGCTGTGAATGGACATGTGGATAACACtactcagaatattttttattattacactatatatcacattaaaaataaaagctatcaACAAACTATAAATTTTGTTCCTCTGTTTCACTAATGTGAGAATTAATGCACCGTTATCTATTAGTGTTCAGGAGGTATGAACGAAGAAAACACCGTAAACTGCTTCTTAAATTTTACAATCTGAACAATTTACCATGtgtttgcttcagaaaaagagTACCTGCATCACAATTCATCTTCTATACTGTAGAATTCATAATGAGAACATGAAGATATAAGTTCAAAAGCTGAGTTTTGACTATTTTATAAATAGACAGAGCAGTTGAGAGTAAAAGATTTTGATTTCTCAATTGCCACAGCAGATAACAACAGCTTTTATTTAGAAGAGCATTCCAGTGTGTTTGGTTGTTCAAATTAGTATCTGCAGTCATTTTCAAATATTCTAATTGCACACACGCTTGACCAGAGAAACACCATGGAAATTATTTAGGTCTGTCAAATAAAGAGTTATACAAACAGTACCCAACCTGACGATAATCCCAAGGAAGAATACATTAATGCACTTGCAGATTAATATATTCAAATTTACTGGAACTTACCTTCTGTAACTgccattcttcttttttcaggCCATACCTTATCTtgaacagaagctgaaaaaaatgtaccaatatttattttttgtcagaaaaaagaGGCAGCTTCAAGAAAATTTCAAGACTTTGCATGCCATCTCACCAAAGATGTGATCATTTTCCTGATTCTGTCTTCTTCCTCTTGCAGTGTCAATGCACATCCAGAGTTCTTCtaataaaagctttattttttctgttaaaatgaacatttttataaattgCAACCTCAATTGCTCAGAGAGCTAAGAatttatgtttctttattttttctcagaacACAGACTTGCttacaagaaaatacaaaatgccCACAACCAAAATTGAGGCAAGGGACATAGGGACATTTTAgcttcagagaaacagaaatgctaGGTGGCACTGATGGATTGCTGTTTTGGCCATGGCCACAACACAGATTGAAAGGACAGCTTCAGAATGCTTTAGCTTTTCCTTTCTATAGTGAGGATGGCAAGAAGTTGTAGCAGCCCCCGGCATAAAATGTAAAAGTAGATTTGAATGTAACATTAACTTTCTAAAACAATTCAggtgaaacaaaaacaaataggGAGGAAATCTTTTAGGAAGAAAGTATTTATATCACATGCTTTATGTTCACTTGGTAGTAACTCAATCTTACCAGGGAGTAACCACATACTAAATGTGGCTGAACTAATTGTCAGGTCACAACTTCAATAGATACTCTAGAGTCCTAACAGCACCACTGCTAGGTGGTGCCAAAGAATCCAGTTCCACCACTGAAAGGGCagatggagaggggaaaatagaacaaaaattCAACAAAATACATAAGTACCTCACCTACTTACGCCAAAACTATAATCAGATCTAACAACCAGGAAATAAGATTGTTGCTTTTGTGCAAATTCCTTTAAGTCAAAGACAACAGCAAACTCCTACTATTTCATGAAGAGActtattaaaaaatttcagCACATAAGAGGAAAACATGCAAAATTTACATGACAGCCATTACCAACACTAGCATCTTCTCACTAGTAGTAAAAGCCTTGCTGCTAGTTGAAGCACAAATAAGAGCTTAGATCTCAATTTCCCTACTTTGCcattaagtaaaaattaaagcattaaaTTGGATACCAATTTAGTACAATCCAACAGGTAGTAAAAATATGACAACACACACAAGAGTGGACAAGGTGCACCTGCCTGGAAATTGCCTTT
Coding sequences within:
- the ICE1 gene encoding little elongation complex subunit 1; the protein is MMPGETQPPPAGAAAMACTNCGVLQQNINEYVATLIALKQKMIDGDCLLVEYQQKCTDITFCFREISALRCQVEQMLQKILPLEKCQEELGSLKAELEEKKSSLKIFWESQQEYVKIKEEIANSDAVRKKLETKVKKLEEAATKHTQDLRQLKTEKKRLEKELKKAQGKLNGILNEKSRKVKHAETQSSSEGHTTDIDKEKIKLLLEELWMCIDTARGRRQNQENDHIFASVQDKVWPEKRRMAVTEESVQIHQKIRKCDSKKPTWYSSLQNAGKQNSITTMQLQASTEPFGDDGVGNSKTEDCLHSSEDESVDVIIQTDVAHSSSDFSDQELKGPGGNVMDILNWARPLPALLSPVQLSPLTSQDIVCGEVTCSSDEEVDSCASAVEAILEDDQLLSQSCKVFSLGKESNRQSKSCELGLDAENSCNLRWNETNIFISPQMSSKEESDGEAKKDEADTLITNMETNKDHFEENSENMETAKRELTEATAHKLEAIVEQKGDSEDMHTEEAGSSTDFMSPSFEPQNQIEKCGEVEQIEENVILISAVDYGGTAKKHGELMKTKRDGPSEERETPRAASVLQNVIHLPPEQCIVLQSKDSEEKSEILVQNEVVENESKNVIKVTHVSDDAGENIKQVITGEEITPAIKKKGHCAEANNERELSENILPDFSSSKSFCEVEHPQDLMIQHNGEGIITETEADTGTVETFAHSQCSEIKHDSEEILEKQYVQTIKNKADRECKPETVKVSSHHLPASAIEGLRNSLSVDDVDKSIGVEGIALPAFPKDDEQLKTEDIDITKPETIELPMKFNRESVLEIAETSELHYGAKKGKAVDKKEGGYLKGKPHQEENDSNLSQEKSGLENILALSNMSCIIDLESSEPKYESSLLDIREIKSEIKQPENNLCSTLECGLSKTQVFRMLESQETEFKDNPEDFREESRELLLDSVDTTDSALVGCNFISRAQFEKPLTQFSVTENVKCDEMKGELNKQNRELVTCSSAFNWEENVVEKNNISEVICQPTSEIDFSSGLSFSTKRDLEMSCINAEETDNPVQVGIGLQSTMPPVLNVSLQKVFSFVETKLTEKAAFSHTWENKGDKNCVTGSECNCSSGTLEEGAEILAVEKDACKELDCSENEYIYKNEVKIPDEKEQSVDKEPQSSVKSHTLDANSYKKNNFLQKFECQESACRTSMWELRTDLCRSDSLTACRESKDFNSFEASGKNALKRSQNYFDASEKNNGSEEKDCSIQKVRYVECSERVPMFRKELRATRKTEVCAQETGAIVGDNDQVCELHSTMDPGPALTASHLKADTVVDMDTHCETYTSPAIANELSNVVVEGYPKDFASWKREGVLVTSENTDGANECMVDSNRAGYNNDSEKSLEKAGTKKESFVKPNASKKLPQMLTRFSENCGLAVKNSKFNTGMAVLGDFLEENYSEKLQSNVEQNLLHHGDMGVSVSEEYNQTSTVCNMGKNSTHVTLDCSNRKNTFVKCLSNPALSDVECSCQTVMQPSEPQKTQFEKLCMLDSESCVDVALKKSNRMKRKEQEPSEILTVSTKTAAQVMHAKPLKSLFKDKRKTKALKLTQPVLANADTSVPTKCLSEMINKIREEMGPPLPPLLPPLIATPPKAACTVSPVMPSADESFLLSPLDDLISPLRATPVPPLMSPLADTPTVKSALLISSPSPSEVAVGRRIHSSPLKFCTSIPKHALPVPGRFPLLVAHSAAPAVPQENSVKILDTMYPELSARARTLSILKGNVHLNQCANSDSPSLLGPVAQIGGFKAIASASTAFVKTGSNFNSDSSKDQDNDVQNQQLFPGSSNHLEKRSQQPVSMPRSAKRLRLDSEPPKLEPDDIVAIGNTKNSMQEAFHDKSYEISDSAYSSSLESSSSVKVIDPDCQKVSLALKKIAEACFDLLPVIKGHVYVNNISKIPIMRDEEKEVVYEFGIKTKHLAESLLRAILNKLKTQKNATYYIFNQALCRVYTGICRQLGDLERARLFCYSLIKEDFPDSEKLILFISNVWSDIFVFQGAINKAMQLVVRQSASDEMLACLSAYLNWEQSSSLDAGGMVSNLLVEMQSCPKVEFQLSEQYGEDLSQDAWQYIFAVDLLCSHLKWDWTHDNVISKVLWPSMDKWVKERKGYTTVQSIPDSVIALTLRLIGRLGQIGLKEGYLAAVKNISSVIGLFVQHAEEEGVTWGVQLAAIYSLCDLGSSNPEGIVDAIHAWRATVHNNIPLAVTSGIAEITSLCKMELN